In one window of Qipengyuania profundimaris DNA:
- a CDS encoding M23 family metallopeptidase, protein MDGGSRVYRSHRDSEQSDLHTASASAGAGAAVFAHDQILSDKRDTGFSLATLRDQLSARIASVDFAPDLGSEIGSRRWFRGLGTFVGLSAAALAFWPSFAPLEAAPPAHVDDAVRSEYRSQMILPLALGADSGRRMGATSLVEPLAQAPERPRIELVATLSRGDDFERMLRRAGLGREDTQLVTDMVGRAMPLGEIEPGTRIDIVLGRRNGTGEPRPLEELAFRARFDLELSVGRLDEGGPLTLVRKPIRVDDTPLRIRGVVGDSLYRSARAAGAPASAVQAYLKTLGQHVNLDREIRSTDTFDFIIAHRRAATGERQAGQLLYAGVERGDKPRVQLMRWGTDGEFYEASGVGEQRGGLMAPVPGRMSSRYGMRRHPILGYRRMHAGLDYKARHGTPIVAVTDGRVLSAGRAGGCGNAVKLRHDGGIDTRYCHMSRMAVDRGQRVRRGQVIGYVGSTGLSTGPHLHYEMYRGGRSIDPASVKYVTRAQLSGAELARFKGALEKLRQVEAGAALAELAPTASETAAETPQREIDKVERKETLR, encoded by the coding sequence ATGGACGGAGGGTCACGCGTGTATAGGTCCCACCGGGACAGCGAGCAAAGCGATCTGCACACCGCATCGGCGAGCGCCGGTGCCGGTGCAGCTGTGTTCGCACACGATCAGATATTGTCTGACAAGCGGGATACTGGCTTTTCTCTCGCCACGCTGCGCGATCAGCTCTCGGCGCGCATCGCTTCGGTGGATTTCGCCCCGGACCTCGGCAGCGAGATCGGCAGCCGTCGCTGGTTCCGCGGGCTCGGTACGTTCGTAGGCCTGTCCGCCGCTGCCCTGGCTTTCTGGCCGAGCTTCGCGCCGCTGGAGGCTGCGCCGCCCGCTCACGTCGATGATGCCGTGCGCTCCGAATACCGCAGCCAGATGATATTGCCGCTGGCGTTGGGGGCCGACAGCGGCCGCCGGATGGGCGCGACCTCGCTGGTCGAACCGCTGGCGCAAGCGCCCGAGCGACCGCGGATCGAACTGGTCGCGACACTCTCGCGCGGCGACGATTTCGAGCGCATGTTGCGCCGCGCCGGCCTCGGTCGCGAGGATACGCAGCTGGTCACCGACATGGTCGGCAGGGCCATGCCGTTGGGCGAGATCGAGCCCGGCACGCGGATCGACATCGTGCTTGGCCGCAGGAACGGCACCGGCGAACCGCGCCCGCTGGAAGAACTCGCCTTCCGCGCCCGCTTCGATCTGGAGTTGTCCGTCGGGCGGCTGGACGAGGGCGGTCCGCTGACGCTCGTTCGCAAGCCAATCCGCGTCGACGACACGCCGCTACGCATTCGTGGCGTCGTCGGCGACAGTCTCTATCGCTCCGCCCGCGCTGCCGGAGCGCCGGCCAGCGCCGTGCAGGCCTATCTAAAAACCCTTGGCCAGCATGTGAATCTCGACCGCGAAATCCGCTCCACCGACACGTTCGACTTCATCATCGCCCATCGCCGTGCGGCCACTGGGGAGCGACAGGCCGGACAGTTGCTTTACGCCGGTGTCGAGCGCGGCGACAAACCGCGCGTCCAGCTGATGCGCTGGGGCACGGATGGCGAGTTTTACGAAGCGTCGGGCGTCGGCGAACAGCGCGGCGGGCTGATGGCCCCCGTGCCGGGCCGGATGAGTTCGCGCTACGGCATGCGCCGTCACCCGATCCTCGGCTACAGGCGGATGCACGCCGGTCTGGACTACAAGGCGCGCCACGGCACGCCGATCGTCGCGGTTACCGACGGCCGTGTTTTGTCGGCCGGTCGCGCGGGCGGCTGCGGCAACGCGGTCAAGCTGCGCCACGATGGCGGGATCGACACACGCTATTGTCACATGAGCCGAATGGCGGTTGACCGCGGCCAGCGCGTGCGGCGCGGCCAGGTGATCGGCTATGTCGGTTCCACCGGTCTCTCGACCGGACCTCACTTACATTACGAGATGTATCGCGGCGGGCGCTCTATCGACCCGGCTTCGGTCAAATATGTCACGCGCGCCCAGCTGAGCGGTGCGGAACTGGCTCGCTTCAAAGGTGCGCTGGAGAAGCTCCGCCAGGTCGAAGCCGGTGCCGCGCTGGCCGAACTCGCACCGACTGCGAGCGAAACGGCGGCGGAAACCCCGCAGCGCGAGATCGACAAGGTCGAGCGTAAAGAAACGCTGCGCTGA
- a CDS encoding helicase-related protein, producing MQDSAIKAVLGPTNTGKTHLAIERMCGHSSGCMGFPLRLLAREVYDRVRAIKGDANVALITGEERIEPPNARYMCCTVEAMPRDGAGAAFVGLDEVQLAADRERGHIFTDRLLNTRGREETMLLGSATVEPLVRELVPKAEISDRPRFSTLTHIGPRKLSRLPPRSAIVAFSAEQVYTVAEMLRRFRGGAAVVMGALSPDTRNKQVELFQNGEVDYIVATDAIGMGLNLDVTHVAFAGLSKFDGQRMRRLLPAEMAQIAGRAGRHQRDGTFGTLGGQNRGSATPEFTEEEVYAIEEHRFAPLTHLFWREPEPRFDSLGTLIADLEASPNDPVLRLAPEAIDLATLKRLAEEPLGQTIRGPGNVRRFWEACSLPDFRQRGPDVHARFVARLWQDLRGGYLGADYVAARISELDNMSGDIDTLQGRIAAIRSWAYICQRPDWVLARDEMASRARAVEAKLSDALHARLTERFVNRRTAILMKSLGENPDLLPIELAEDGAVSVEGEPMGTIEGLRFTVDPSARHEDRRMLLAAAEKALPRLLGEKAEALAASGLEDLEIARGELRWNGQQLAKLEQRDGTVTPLLQPAPEVKALPEGPRTKLLAALEAWLAAKLEPLAPLEKMHHASANPEAGSQARALLLNLIAGHGYISREKGGIEHLPKEMRPFLRKIGVTFGALDIFSPLLVKPAPRQLLHALGVDRRPLQEAMLPVIPGGKKLPSGYRPAGDQAIRIDLAEKILRAAHETRAKAQAKDRRRKFVLDLALPVSIGLEENNAIRLLGVAGFRVQRAKPLAEGQFGPPRPDRWEWRPSRRKQQRAAPARPREGSAFAGLADLLS from the coding sequence GTGCAGGATAGCGCGATCAAGGCGGTCCTCGGGCCCACCAATACCGGCAAAACGCACCTCGCCATCGAGCGTATGTGTGGCCATTCCAGCGGATGCATGGGCTTCCCGCTGCGGCTGCTGGCGCGCGAGGTTTATGACCGGGTGCGGGCAATCAAGGGCGATGCGAATGTCGCGCTGATCACCGGCGAGGAACGCATCGAACCGCCGAATGCGCGATACATGTGCTGCACGGTCGAGGCGATGCCGCGCGATGGGGCAGGCGCGGCCTTCGTCGGGCTGGACGAGGTGCAGCTCGCCGCCGATCGCGAGCGCGGGCATATCTTCACCGACCGCCTGCTCAACACACGCGGTCGCGAAGAAACGATGCTGCTGGGCAGCGCTACTGTAGAGCCGCTGGTACGAGAGCTGGTGCCCAAGGCGGAGATTTCGGACCGGCCGCGCTTTTCCACGCTGACCCACATCGGCCCACGGAAGCTCTCCCGCCTGCCGCCGCGCAGCGCCATCGTCGCCTTCAGTGCGGAGCAGGTCTACACCGTCGCCGAGATGCTGCGGCGCTTTCGCGGCGGGGCCGCCGTCGTCATGGGTGCGCTCAGCCCGGATACGCGCAACAAGCAGGTCGAGCTGTTCCAGAACGGCGAGGTCGATTACATCGTCGCCACCGATGCCATCGGCATGGGGCTCAACCTCGATGTGACGCACGTCGCCTTCGCGGGCCTCTCCAAGTTCGACGGGCAGCGAATGCGGCGGCTCCTCCCGGCCGAGATGGCCCAGATTGCAGGGCGCGCAGGACGCCACCAGCGCGACGGGACTTTCGGCACGCTGGGCGGGCAGAACCGTGGCAGCGCGACCCCCGAATTCACCGAGGAAGAAGTCTATGCGATCGAGGAGCATCGCTTCGCCCCGCTGACGCACCTGTTCTGGCGCGAGCCGGAGCCGCGTTTCGATTCGCTTGGAACGCTGATCGCGGATCTCGAAGCCTCGCCCAATGATCCCGTCCTGCGCCTGGCGCCGGAAGCGATCGACCTCGCGACTCTCAAACGCCTGGCTGAAGAGCCGCTCGGCCAGACCATTCGCGGGCCGGGAAACGTCCGCCGCTTCTGGGAGGCCTGTTCGCTGCCCGACTTCCGCCAGCGGGGGCCGGACGTCCACGCCCGCTTCGTCGCGCGGCTGTGGCAGGATTTGCGCGGTGGTTATCTCGGGGCTGACTATGTCGCCGCGCGGATCAGCGAACTCGACAATATGTCCGGCGACATCGATACGCTGCAGGGGCGCATCGCCGCGATTCGCAGCTGGGCCTATATCTGCCAGCGGCCCGATTGGGTGCTAGCGCGTGACGAAATGGCGTCGCGTGCGCGGGCAGTCGAGGCCAAGCTGTCGGACGCATTGCACGCGCGGCTTACGGAAAGATTCGTCAATCGGAGGACGGCAATACTCATGAAATCGCTGGGCGAGAATCCCGACCTGTTACCGATCGAACTGGCCGAAGACGGCGCGGTGAGCGTGGAAGGCGAGCCGATGGGCACTATCGAAGGTCTGCGCTTCACGGTCGATCCTTCGGCGCGGCACGAAGACCGCCGAATGCTGCTCGCGGCGGCCGAGAAGGCGCTCCCCCGCCTGCTGGGCGAGAAGGCAGAGGCTCTGGCGGCGTCGGGCCTGGAGGATCTCGAAATCGCGCGCGGCGAATTGCGCTGGAACGGCCAGCAGCTGGCGAAGCTCGAACAACGCGACGGCACCGTGACGCCGTTGCTGCAACCCGCGCCCGAGGTGAAAGCGCTGCCGGAAGGGCCGCGCACCAAACTGCTCGCAGCGCTCGAGGCATGGCTGGCCGCGAAGCTGGAGCCCCTCGCCCCGCTCGAAAAGATGCACCACGCTTCCGCCAATCCGGAGGCGGGATCGCAAGCGCGCGCCCTGCTCCTCAATCTCATCGCGGGGCATGGCTACATCAGCCGCGAGAAGGGGGGTATCGAACATTTGCCGAAAGAAATGCGGCCCTTCCTGCGCAAGATCGGGGTGACCTTCGGCGCGCTCGACATCTTCTCGCCGCTGTTGGTCAAGCCTGCCCCCCGTCAGCTGTTGCATGCGCTGGGTGTGGATCGTCGTCCGCTGCAGGAGGCGATGTTGCCGGTCATCCCGGGCGGCAAGAAGCTGCCGTCCGGCTATCGCCCTGCCGGCGACCAGGCGATCCGCATCGATCTGGCGGAGAAGATCCTGCGCGCGGCGCACGAGACCCGCGCCAAGGCACAAGCCAAGGATCGCAGGCGCAAGTTCGTCCTCGACCTGGCGCTGCCGGTCTCGATCGGACTGGAAGAGAACAACGCCATTCGCTTGTTAGGTGTCGCAGGCTTCCGGGTTCAACGCGCCAAACCGCTCGCCGAAGGGCAGTTC